A window of Clostridium botulinum BKT015925 contains these coding sequences:
- a CDS encoding ABC transporter permease subunit, translating to MLFTLIKNEIIKLMHRKKTYVVIGAFVLLLGFIGFGTYKNCEHMKESSKPENRIAMEQDQIKNLQEMKKDTTIPERDKKEFDNQIKECSKNIEEIKKEIKSGKSDWKQELIKHNKELEQQLKDPNTESRGKEGIKLEVQKNKYLLSHNIVPKHNNIEIRATDYIIDVFALLGAIFLCVGIIVFGTDMVSGEYTPPTMKFLLTEPVSRGKILFSKFITLIVSSVVLIVGIEILAFVVMGLIFNFGDFNYPVQVGTKYVYDLIAKPEMGRKVITIVAGSTSIITMGKYILYMFLVQIIFIIACSAFTFLLSTALKSSMVSMSLSIVLVIAFNIFANFSALSKISGFLFTTFGEPGSILSGDIMGRYGNIHLTPTFAIGVLVTWTIICYIISHIVFTKKDILI from the coding sequence ATGTTATTTACACTTATTAAAAATGAAATCATAAAGCTTATGCATAGAAAAAAGACATATGTGGTGATTGGAGCTTTTGTATTATTACTAGGTTTTATAGGATTTGGAACATATAAAAATTGTGAGCATATGAAAGAAAGTAGTAAACCTGAAAACAGAATAGCTATGGAACAAGATCAAATTAAAAATTTGCAAGAGATGAAAAAGGATACTACTATACCTGAAAGGGATAAAAAGGAATTTGATAATCAAATAAAAGAATGTTCTAAGAATATAGAAGAAATAAAGAAAGAAATTAAGAGTGGTAAGTCTGATTGGAAACAAGAATTAATCAAACATAATAAAGAATTGGAACAACAATTAAAAGATCCTAATACTGAATCTAGGGGAAAAGAAGGTATAAAGTTAGAAGTACAGAAAAATAAATATTTATTAAGTCATAATATTGTACCTAAACACAATAATATTGAGATAAGGGCTACAGATTATATTATAGATGTATTTGCGTTACTTGGAGCTATATTTTTGTGTGTTGGAATTATAGTTTTTGGTACGGATATGGTTTCAGGAGAATATACACCACCTACAATGAAATTTTTATTAACAGAGCCAGTTTCAAGAGGAAAAATATTATTTTCTAAATTTATAACATTAATAGTTTCATCAGTGGTATTGATAGTTGGAATAGAGATTTTAGCATTTGTAGTAATGGGATTAATATTTAATTTTGGAGATTTCAATTATCCAGTACAAGTGGGAACAAAGTACGTATATGATTTAATTGCAAAACCGGAAATGGGTAGAAAGGTAATAACAATTGTAGCTGGAAGTACGAGTATTATTACTATGGGAAAATATATCCTATATATGTTTTTAGTTCAAATAATATTTATAATAGCATGCTCAGCTTTTACATTTTTATTATCAACAGCATTAAAGAGTAGTATGGTATCTATGTCACTTAGTATAGTTTTGGTAATAGCCTTTAATATATTTGCAAATTTTAGTGCATTAAGTAAAATAAGTGGATTTTTATTTACTACCTTTGGAGAGCCAGGATCAATATTAAGTGGAGATATTATGGGTAGATATGGTAATATACATTTAACACCAACGTTTGCAATTGGGGTATTAGTAACTTGGACAATTATTTGCTATATTATTTCACATATTGTATTTACTAAAAAGGATATATTAATATAA
- a CDS encoding patatin-like phospholipase family protein, which translates to MKIDSVFEGGGVKGIGLVGAACCLEDKGCHIENFAGTSAGAMIASLLAVGYNSKELKDIVVNIDYNKFLDKTFLYDFKPTSLISKGVSLIKDKGIYSGDAIEEFMRNLFLKKGKTKFKDISENGKSHLKIIASDITKGDMLILPDDLKKYGINPMEFDIAIAVRMSISIPLYFKPVELKYKNKTSFIVDGGILSNYPIWIFDVEGIPKWPTIGLKLISNSSSYTSKGNDKFIPFLLDVNRAMLNKNEEVYVTNKDWVRTIPIPTLGVNTTDFDINKEMSLKLFESGYKSAEKFLSKWNFDEYKKKYRSGK; encoded by the coding sequence ATGAAAATTGATTCTGTATTTGAAGGTGGAGGGGTTAAAGGTATAGGTCTTGTAGGGGCCGCTTGTTGTTTAGAAGATAAGGGTTGTCATATTGAAAATTTTGCAGGAACATCAGCAGGAGCTATGATTGCATCATTGTTAGCAGTGGGGTATAACAGTAAAGAGTTAAAAGACATTGTAGTAAATATTGATTATAATAAATTTTTAGATAAGACGTTTTTATATGATTTTAAGCCTACTTCGCTAATAAGTAAAGGGGTATCTTTAATAAAAGACAAGGGAATATATTCAGGAGACGCTATAGAAGAATTTATGAGAAATTTATTTCTTAAAAAGGGAAAAACTAAATTTAAAGATATAAGTGAAAATGGAAAAAGTCATCTAAAAATAATTGCATCGGATATTACTAAAGGGGATATGCTTATTTTACCAGATGATCTTAAAAAGTATGGAATAAATCCTATGGAGTTTGACATTGCAATAGCTGTTAGAATGAGCATAAGTATACCGTTATATTTCAAACCAGTAGAATTAAAATACAAGAATAAAACTAGTTTTATAGTTGATGGTGGAATTTTAAGTAATTATCCTATATGGATATTTGATGTTGAGGGAATTCCTAAATGGCCAACTATAGGTCTGAAATTAATTTCTAATAGTAGCAGTTATACATCAAAAGGTAATGATAAGTTTATACCTTTTTTATTAGATGTTAATAGAGCTATGTTAAATAAAAATGAAGAAGTTTATGTAACAAATAAGGATTGGGTAAGAACTATACCTATACCAACATTAGGGGTTAATACTACTGATTTTGATATAAACAAAGAAATGAGTTTAAAATTATTTGAATCGGGATATAAAAGTGCAGAGAAGTTTTTAAGTAAGTGGAATTTTGATGAGTACAAAAAGAAATATAGAAGTGGAAAGTGA
- a CDS encoding ABC transporter ATP-binding protein, whose product MIEISNLSKTLGDKKVLKDVSFSVKKGSIFGLIGPNGAGKTTLIKHLVGIYDMDKGSIKINKENVYENPTTKKIVGYVTDENNLINNFNLKTISKFYKLAYENFDINKFYKLNEIFQLPEKKSIKKFSKGMKMRVSIMLNLSINPEVLILDEPTNGLDPIVKKKFFNILLEDVAERETTVIISSHNLMELERICDSIAIINGGEIKYSNSVEDMKETIRKIQVVFKEEAPKDLNQWNDVMNVEKIGRVYNIVTNNYGKEFLDKLNSCGIMFQEEIDLSLEDMFIYSVGGDVNYEELF is encoded by the coding sequence ATGATAGAGATTAGTAATCTGTCCAAAACATTAGGAGATAAAAAGGTTTTGAAAGATGTAAGTTTTAGTGTTAAAAAAGGAAGTATTTTTGGACTTATAGGACCTAATGGTGCAGGAAAAACTACTCTAATAAAACACTTAGTAGGAATATATGATATGGATAAAGGTTCTATAAAAATTAATAAAGAAAATGTTTATGAGAATCCTACAACCAAAAAAATAGTTGGATATGTTACAGATGAAAATAATTTGATAAATAATTTTAATTTAAAAACTATATCTAAATTTTATAAGTTAGCTTATGAAAATTTTGATATAAATAAATTTTACAAGCTTAATGAAATTTTTCAATTGCCAGAAAAAAAATCTATAAAAAAATTCTCAAAAGGTATGAAGATGAGAGTTTCAATAATGCTTAATTTAAGTATTAATCCAGAAGTTTTGATTTTAGACGAACCAACAAATGGACTTGATCCAATAGTAAAAAAGAAATTTTTTAATATTTTATTAGAGGATGTGGCAGAAAGGGAAACAACAGTTATTATATCTTCTCATAATTTGATGGAGCTTGAGAGAATATGTGATAGCATAGCAATAATAAATGGTGGAGAAATTAAGTATTCAAATTCTGTAGAGGATATGAAAGAAACTATAAGAAAAATTCAAGTAGTGTTTAAAGAAGAAGCTCCAAAGGATTTAAATCAGTGGAATGATGTAATGAATGTAGAGAAGATAGGACGAGTATACAATATAGTTACAAATAACTATGGAAAAGAATTTTTAGATAAATTAAATAGTTGTGGAATTATGTTTCAAGAAGAAATAGATTTAAGCCTCGAGGATATGTTTATATATTCTGTTGGAGGTGATGTAAACTATGAAGAATTATTTTAA
- a CDS encoding homocysteine S-methyltransferase family protein: MIDINKFLLKKHIFFDGAMGTMLQNRGISLGEVPPEIYNILNPKVIKDIHKKYIDAGVDIITTNTFGANELKLKDSGYSVEKVIEAGVKLAKEVSNGKLVALDIGPTGEMLEPMGDLKFERAYEIFKSQVIAGVNAGCDIILIETISDLYEAKAAILAAKENSSLPVFCTMTFGEDGRTFTGTDPITMVSVLEGLSVDALGINCSLGPKEMLPVMEKIIKYSSIPVIAQPNAGLPRVVDGKTIFDITPEEFAFYQKQMASLGVSILGGCCGTTDKYIKVVIDELKNSIPKKILKKDKTMISSYCKTVILGEGIKVVGERINPTGKEEFKEAIKSNNISYILNEAISQRACGAHILDINVGLPGIDEKDIMVKTIKNLQSTVDIPLQIDSADCDVIEAATRIYNGKPIINSVNGKQESMKNIFPIVKKYGACVIALTLDENGIPTTIEDRVKIAEKIINTAKEYGIDKKDIIVDCLVLTASAQQKEVMETLDALGIIKEKFKVKTILGISNISFGLPKRELMNRTFLTMALTKGLDVPILNPNDRDIMETIKSFEVLANIDTNCENYIGEISNLKKEVKYNNKKINLKDIVVNGVLDEVENVTKELLKTKDGVEIIEKYLIPALDLVGNDYEEGKIFLPQLIKCGETVKKSFQIIKDNIKKYNKKDVVKGKIVLATVKDDIHDIGKNIVKLLLENYGFEVVDLGKNVSVETILEVVKKYNIKLVGLSALMTTTVKSMEETISRLKEVNPICKVFVGGAVLNEEYAKQIGADYYAKDARESVLIANEIFK, encoded by the coding sequence ATGATTGATATTAATAAATTTCTTTTGAAAAAGCATATATTTTTTGATGGAGCTATGGGAACTATGCTTCAAAATAGAGGGATTTCACTAGGTGAGGTCCCTCCTGAAATATATAATATTTTAAATCCTAAAGTAATTAAGGATATACATAAAAAATATATAGATGCTGGAGTAGATATAATAACCACCAACACTTTTGGAGCAAATGAGTTAAAGTTAAAGGATAGTGGATATTCTGTTGAAAAAGTTATAGAAGCAGGAGTTAAACTTGCAAAAGAAGTAAGTAATGGTAAGCTAGTTGCTTTGGATATTGGTCCTACAGGAGAGATGTTAGAGCCTATGGGAGACTTAAAGTTTGAGCGTGCTTATGAAATTTTTAAAAGTCAGGTTATAGCTGGAGTAAATGCAGGATGCGATATTATATTAATAGAAACTATTTCAGATTTATATGAAGCTAAGGCAGCTATACTTGCAGCAAAAGAAAATTCATCACTTCCAGTGTTTTGTACTATGACTTTTGGAGAAGATGGAAGAACCTTTACAGGCACAGACCCTATAACTATGGTTTCGGTTTTAGAAGGGTTGTCGGTGGATGCATTAGGAATAAATTGTTCACTTGGACCTAAGGAAATGTTGCCTGTAATGGAGAAGATAATAAAATATTCATCAATTCCAGTTATAGCTCAACCTAATGCAGGATTACCTAGAGTTGTAGATGGCAAGACTATATTCGATATAACTCCTGAGGAGTTTGCTTTTTATCAAAAGCAAATGGCAAGTTTAGGCGTTAGCATTTTAGGGGGATGTTGTGGGACAACTGATAAATATATAAAGGTAGTTATAGATGAGCTAAAGAATAGTATTCCTAAAAAAATTTTAAAAAAAGATAAAACTATGATTTCCTCATATTGTAAAACTGTAATTTTAGGAGAAGGTATTAAAGTTGTTGGAGAGAGAATAAATCCAACAGGAAAAGAAGAGTTTAAAGAGGCAATTAAAAGTAATAACATTAGTTACATATTAAATGAGGCTATAAGTCAAAGAGCGTGTGGAGCACATATATTAGATATAAATGTAGGACTTCCAGGGATAGATGAAAAAGATATTATGGTAAAAACTATTAAGAATTTACAATCAACAGTAGATATACCACTTCAAATAGATAGTGCTGATTGTGATGTAATTGAAGCTGCCACACGAATTTATAATGGAAAACCAATTATAAATTCTGTTAATGGAAAACAAGAAAGTATGAAAAATATTTTTCCTATAGTAAAAAAATATGGTGCATGTGTAATTGCCCTTACTCTTGATGAAAATGGAATTCCAACTACTATTGAAGACAGAGTTAAAATTGCTGAAAAAATTATAAATACTGCAAAAGAATATGGCATAGATAAAAAAGATATAATTGTAGATTGTTTGGTTTTAACAGCTTCAGCACAGCAAAAAGAGGTTATGGAGACGTTAGATGCTCTTGGAATTATAAAAGAAAAATTTAAAGTAAAAACTATATTAGGTATTAGTAATATTTCTTTTGGGCTTCCTAAAAGAGAACTAATGAATCGAACTTTTTTAACCATGGCATTAACAAAAGGACTTGATGTACCGATATTAAATCCCAATGATAGAGATATTATGGAAACTATAAAAAGCTTTGAAGTGTTAGCTAATATAGATACGAATTGTGAAAATTATATTGGAGAAATATCTAATTTAAAAAAAGAAGTAAAATACAATAATAAAAAAATAAACTTAAAAGATATAGTTGTAAATGGAGTTTTAGATGAGGTAGAGAATGTTACAAAAGAACTTTTAAAAACTAAAGATGGTGTTGAAATTATAGAAAAATATTTAATACCTGCTTTAGATTTAGTAGGAAATGATTATGAAGAGGGCAAAATATTTCTGCCACAACTTATTAAATGTGGGGAAACAGTAAAAAAATCTTTTCAAATCATAAAAGATAATATAAAGAAATATAATAAAAAAGATGTAGTTAAGGGAAAAATAGTATTAGCTACAGTAAAAGATGACATACATGATATAGGTAAAAATATAGTAAAATTACTTCTTGAGAATTATGGATTTGAAGTTGTGGATTTAGGAAAGAATGTTTCAGTAGAAACTATTTTAGAAGTGGTAAAAAAATATAACATAAAATTAGTTGGATTAAGCGCATTAATGACAACAACAGTAAAAAGTATGGAAGAAACTATTTCAAGACTTAAAGAAGTTAATCCAATATGCAAAGTTTTTGTAGGTGGAGCTGTATTAAACGAAGAATATGCAAAACAAATAGGAGCAGATTACTATGCAAAAGATGCACGAGAATCTGTTTTAATAGCTAATGAAATATTTAAATAA
- a CDS encoding GntR family transcriptional regulator produces MIQIDSRNSRPIYEQIIDAIKENILKGILRPGDKLPSVREMSSMIMANPNTVSRAYMELERQGVTETLRGRGTYVSSNYKAKMGEENMEKLKEDIKKIIVEAHYMGIKKEDMMKIVCDLYEEVKKK; encoded by the coding sequence TTGATACAGATAGACAGTAGAAATAGTCGACCTATATATGAACAAATAATAGATGCAATAAAAGAAAATATTTTAAAAGGAATTTTAAGGCCAGGAGATAAGTTACCGTCGGTTAGAGAAATGTCATCAATGATTATGGCAAATCCTAATACAGTGAGTAGGGCTTATATGGAACTGGAACGGCAGGGTGTTACTGAAACTTTAAGGGGAAGAGGTACATATGTATCTTCCAATTATAAGGCGAAAATGGGGGAAGAAAATATGGAGAAGTTAAAAGAGGATATAAAAAAGATTATAGTAGAGGCACATTATATGGGAATTAAAAAAGAAGATATGATGAAGATTGTATGTGATCTTTACGAAGAGGTGAAAAAGAAATGA
- a CDS encoding ABC-2 transporter permease, translating into MKNYFNKALIYREWRNIRALALLFFLEVMFVTIVPFIHDIRTAIDAINNKNIYGDHWESLCNMKDYFQGSNQTGLISVSISVIFIATIVIGGDLIGRKYEELNSLPFSREQIIVSKWIIAMLVIVVPLIVGTSLVHILYHINENFIGKSVTNKMILSWSSINILIPVFVLTFIMLIQTLSGKHLIGGIVGGIFLVFPLAFGSLVFMATDIFRKNPDFTNFIREHLDGIFSNLYNFARIITPAAYGFDLRLEKPEGDDVYTFDSFSGFFSPRLRIIFLIVFTILAFILMVYAFKRVPIERCGYIVIFKPLEIIFKIGVSVCFGLLGASIVSPMIESHYDLWQLENQNSTNFVHVVNKTCTLTLLIGLLCGCIVYVITNKIIEANKR; encoded by the coding sequence ATGAAGAATTATTTTAATAAAGCCCTCATTTATAGAGAGTGGAGAAATATTAGAGCTTTAGCATTATTATTTTTTTTAGAAGTAATGTTTGTTACAATAGTACCTTTTATACATGACATAAGAACCGCTATAGATGCAATAAATAATAAAAATATCTATGGTGATCACTGGGAAAGTTTATGTAATATGAAAGATTATTTTCAAGGTAGTAATCAAACAGGTTTGATATCTGTAAGTATTAGTGTAATATTTATAGCGACAATTGTCATTGGTGGAGATTTAATTGGTAGGAAATACGAGGAATTAAATTCATTACCTTTTAGTAGAGAGCAGATCATAGTATCTAAATGGATTATAGCGATGTTAGTTATAGTTGTTCCTTTAATAGTAGGTACTTCATTAGTTCATATATTATATCATATAAATGAAAATTTTATTGGGAAATCCGTTACTAATAAAATGATTTTAAGCTGGAGTAGTATAAACATATTAATTCCTGTATTTGTTCTTACATTTATAATGCTTATACAAACATTAAGTGGAAAACATTTAATTGGTGGTATAGTTGGAGGTATATTTTTAGTATTTCCTTTAGCCTTTGGTTCATTGGTGTTCATGGCTACGGATATTTTTCGAAAGAATCCTGATTTTACAAATTTTATTCGGGAGCATTTAGATGGAATATTTAGTAATTTATATAATTTTGCAAGAATTATAACTCCGGCGGCATATGGTTTTGATTTAAGATTAGAGAAACCAGAGGGAGATGATGTGTATACTTTTGATTCTTTTAGTGGGTTCTTTTCACCAAGATTAAGAATAATATTCTTGATAGTATTTACTATATTAGCATTTATTTTAATGGTATATGCATTTAAAAGAGTTCCTATAGAGAGATGTGGATATATTGTAATCTTTAAGCCTTTAGAAATTATATTTAAAATTGGAGTATCAGTATGTTTTGGATTGTTAGGAGCATCAATAGTATCTCCTATGATAGAGTCCCATTATGATTTATGGCAACTAGAAAATCAAAATAGTACAAATTTTGTCCATGTAGTTAATAAAACGTGTACACTTACGCTACTTATAGGATTGCTATGTGGATGTATTGTTTATGTAATAACTAATAAAATTATTGAGGCAAATAAAAGATAA
- a CDS encoding ABC-2 transporter permease: protein MKNYFNKALIYREWRNIRALALLFFLEVMFVVILPFTHDMKMAIDAMDNKYRYDYEWKMLCNIKNYFEHGSNAGLIAIIIGVIFIATIVIGGDLIGRKYDELNSLPFIREQIIVSKWIVSALVIVVPLIVATSLVHILYHINESFIGKSLTNKMILSWSGITILIPIFVLTFIMLIQTLSGKHLIGGVVGGIFLVLPLGIGALVYNTFDAFRINPNFNNIIHRYFSNISDHLYYKARILTPALYGFDMKFEKADFADYYDVFTKNFSIRLRIIFLIVFTILAFILMVYSFKKVPIERCGYIVIFRPLEIIFKIGVSVCFGLLGSTIVGSILESHYDIWELKRLNSANFIHVANKVGTLILLIGLLCGCIVYVITNKIIEANKK, encoded by the coding sequence ATGAAGAATTATTTTAACAAAGCCCTTATTTATAGGGAGTGGAGAAATATTAGGGCACTAGCCTTGTTGTTTTTTTTAGAGGTAATGTTTGTTGTGATACTACCTTTTACACATGATATGAAAATGGCTATTGATGCAATGGATAACAAATACAGGTATGATTATGAGTGGAAAATGCTGTGTAATATAAAAAATTATTTTGAACATGGTAGTAATGCAGGGCTAATAGCTATAATTATTGGTGTAATATTCATAGCTACAATTGTTATTGGGGGGGATTTAATTGGTAGAAAATATGATGAATTAAATTCATTACCTTTTATTAGAGAACAAATAATAGTATCTAAATGGATTGTATCAGCTTTAGTTATAGTTGTTCCTTTAATTGTGGCAACTTCATTGGTGCATATACTTTATCACATAAATGAAAGTTTTATTGGAAAATCTCTTACAAATAAAATGATTCTAAGCTGGAGTGGTATAACCATATTGATTCCTATATTTGTTCTTACATTTATAATGCTTATACAAACATTAAGTGGAAAACATTTAATTGGTGGTGTAGTTGGAGGCATATTTTTAGTACTTCCTTTAGGCATTGGAGCGTTAGTTTATAATACATTTGATGCATTTAGAATTAATCCTAATTTTAATAATATTATACACAGATATTTTAGTAATATATCTGATCATTTATATTATAAAGCGAGAATATTAACCCCAGCCTTATATGGATTTGATATGAAATTTGAAAAAGCAGATTTTGCGGATTACTATGATGTGTTTACAAAAAACTTTTCTATAAGATTAAGAATAATATTTTTAATAGTATTTACTATATTAGCGTTTATTTTGATGGTGTATTCATTTAAAAAAGTTCCAATAGAGAGATGTGGATATATTGTTATCTTTAGACCTTTAGAAATTATATTTAAAATTGGTGTCTCAGTATGTTTTGGATTGCTAGGATCAACAATAGTAGGATCTATATTAGAATCCCATTATGATATATGGGAACTTAAAAGATTAAATTCTGCAAATTTTATACATGTTGCTAACAAAGTAGGTACACTTATACTACTTATAGGATTACTTTGTGGATGTATTGTTTATGTTATAACTAATAAAATTATTGAGGCAAATAAAAAGTAA
- a CDS encoding NUDIX hydrolase: MKDKLVYDGWLKVYNREIEENKYDILKNYDAVSAIVLNEFDEILLVKQFRPAIMEETLEVPAGCVDIDGEKKETCLIRELKEETNLNIEEGEIKEVIEYKPIMGFSNSTMTIFEVRIKKDLIKTNKICNDDVTETIWMNLKEFENSIQNGTIFDGKTVMSYFYLKSSLENFK, from the coding sequence ATGAAGGACAAATTAGTTTATGATGGATGGTTAAAGGTATACAATAGAGAAATAGAAGAAAATAAATATGATATATTAAAAAATTATGATGCTGTATCAGCTATAGTGTTGAATGAATTTGATGAAATTTTATTAGTAAAACAATTTAGACCTGCAATTATGGAAGAAACATTAGAAGTTCCAGCAGGATGTGTAGATATTGATGGAGAAAAAAAGGAAACTTGTTTAATTAGAGAATTAAAAGAAGAGACAAATTTAAACATAGAAGAAGGAGAAATAAAGGAAGTTATAGAATATAAGCCTATAATGGGATTTAGTAATAGTACTATGACTATATTTGAGGTTAGGATAAAGAAGGATTTAATAAAAACTAATAAAATATGTAATGATGATGTTACAGAAACTATATGGATGAATCTCAAGGAATTTGAAAATAGTATTCAAAATGGTACAATTTTTGATGGTAAAACTGTTATGTCATATTTTTATTTGAAGTCTAGTTTAGAAAATTTTAAATAG
- a CDS encoding ABC transporter ATP-binding protein, whose translation MNVLEVKDVKKRLGKRDIIKGISFEVKEGEIFGFLGPNGAGKTTTIRMLVGLISPNSGNIVINGHDISKEREKALRAVGAVVENPELYTYLSGRENLMQIARVRKIDKQYVNEIIELVGLRGRIDDKVKKYSLGMKQRLGLAASLITKPKLLILDEPTNGLDPTGIIEFRKIVKKVAKETNAAVFISSHILSEIQVMCDKVAFINNGIIQSVESIHGDVVNKDFENIVLCVRNKKECEEELNKFQFVSSVAFKDEMFKLRIKQGSVPKLVFELVKQGIEIEEVYKSHAELEDRYIELVEGGER comes from the coding sequence ATGAATGTTCTTGAAGTAAAAGATGTAAAAAAGCGTCTTGGAAAAAGAGATATTATAAAGGGTATAAGTTTTGAAGTTAAAGAAGGGGAGATTTTTGGGTTTTTAGGACCAAATGGTGCTGGTAAAACAACTACTATAAGGATGCTTGTTGGACTTATTTCTCCTAATTCAGGAAATATAGTTATAAATGGACATGATATATCAAAGGAAAGAGAAAAAGCCCTACGAGCAGTGGGCGCAGTTGTTGAAAATCCTGAACTTTACACATATTTATCAGGAAGAGAAAATTTAATGCAGATTGCAAGAGTTAGAAAGATAGATAAGCAGTATGTGAATGAAATTATTGAACTTGTAGGTTTAAGAGGAAGAATAGATGATAAAGTGAAAAAATATTCTCTTGGTATGAAACAAAGACTTGGACTTGCAGCATCATTAATTACAAAACCTAAACTTTTAATATTGGATGAACCCACAAATGGACTTGATCCAACAGGAATTATTGAATTTAGAAAAATAGTGAAAAAAGTTGCAAAAGAAACTAATGCAGCAGTATTTATATCTTCTCATATACTAAGTGAGATTCAGGTAATGTGTGATAAGGTTGCGTTTATAAATAATGGGATAATTCAATCTGTTGAAAGTATACATGGGGATGTTGTAAATAAAGACTTTGAAAATATAGTTCTATGTGTTAGAAATAAAAAAGAATGTGAAGAAGAATTAAATAAATTTCAATTTGTAAGCAGTGTTGCATTTAAAGATGAAATGTTCAAATTGCGTATAAAGCAAGGTTCTGTTCCAAAACTTGTTTTTGAACTTGTAAAACAAGGTATTGAAATAGAAGAAGTATATAAGAGTCATGCAGAACTTGAGGATAGATATATAGAACTTGTAGAAGGGGGAGAAAGATAA
- the thiD gene encoding bifunctional hydroxymethylpyrimidine kinase/phosphomethylpyrimidine kinase → MKNVLTIAGSDSCGGAGIQADLKTMSALGVYGMSVISAVTAQNTKGVTAVQEISKEIVEAQIRAIFDDIKVDAVKIGMVSNSEIIKTIKDLLLEYKIKNIVLDPVMISKSGYYLLKPEAINALKDLIKISDIVTPNIPEAEELTGMKITCEEEMKQAAIIIKECGVKNVLIKGGHRCNDSTDILYYDGQFLALEGKRIDTINTHGTGCTLSSAIASYIAKGYSINESVKLSKDYITLAINNSFSIGHGVGPVGHFIDLYKKADLDYK, encoded by the coding sequence ATGAAAAACGTACTTACTATTGCTGGATCTGACAGTTGTGGTGGAGCAGGAATTCAAGCTGATTTAAAAACTATGAGTGCCCTTGGCGTGTATGGAATGAGTGTAATTTCAGCAGTAACAGCTCAAAATACTAAAGGTGTTACTGCTGTACAAGAAATTAGTAAAGAAATTGTTGAAGCACAAATTAGAGCTATCTTTGATGATATTAAAGTTGATGCAGTAAAAATAGGAATGGTTTCTAACTCTGAAATTATAAAGACAATTAAAGACCTTTTACTTGAGTATAAAATTAAAAATATTGTACTAGATCCTGTAATGATATCTAAGAGTGGATATTATCTTTTAAAACCTGAAGCTATAAATGCCTTAAAAGATTTAATTAAAATTTCAGATATAGTGACTCCTAATATTCCTGAAGCAGAAGAACTTACAGGTATGAAAATTACATGTGAAGAAGAAATGAAACAAGCCGCTATAATTATAAAAGAATGTGGAGTTAAAAATGTTCTAATAAAAGGTGGTCATAGATGTAATGATTCAACAGATATACTTTATTATGATGGACAATTTTTAGCCCTTGAAGGAAAAAGAATAGACACTATAAATACTCATGGAACTGGATGTACATTATCTTCAGCTATCGCAAGCTATATAGCTAAAGGATACTCAATAAATGAATCAGTAAAACTTTCAAAAGATTATATTACACTTGCCATTAATAATTCTTTTTCAATTGGTCATGGGGTTGGTCCTGTAGGACATTTTATAGACTTATATAAAAAAGCAGATTTAGACTATAAATAA